The Corylus avellana chromosome ca8, CavTom2PMs-1.0 genome has a segment encoding these proteins:
- the LOC132190684 gene encoding uncharacterized protein LOC132190684 has product MYRSASWSRVSEDQYFMHGSSPSPNEPQSGLRRTPSSENNELPLYDPIAELAKKERARVKFAENAVHLIPLVLFLCAITLWFFSNPDVDVGFKADMARIEGLTLDGEFDNDSDGTQTGVLPLIDLWDDHQVSNKSAKRFK; this is encoded by the exons atgtATAGATCGGCGAGCTGGAGCCGCGTCTCGGAGGATCAGTACTTTATGCATGGGTCGTCACCGTCGCCTAATGAGCCGCAGAGCGGCCTGAGACGGACACCTTCCTCTGAAAACAACGAGCTGCCTCTGTACGACCCTATCGCCGAGTTGGCTAAGAAGGAGAGGGCACGTGTCAAGTTTGCTGAGAATGCCGTGCATCTTATTCCACTTGTCCTCTTCCTCTGCGCCATTACTCTCTGGTTCTTCTCTAATCCAG ATGTAGATGTGGGATTTAAAGCGGATATGGCAAGAATCGAGGGATTGACACTTGATGGAGAATTCGACAATGATAGTGATGGTACTCAAACTGGAGTTTTACCCTTAATAGACTTATGGGACGATCACCAAGTTTCAAACAAATCCGCCAAGAGATTCAAATGA
- the LOC132190637 gene encoding stellacyanin, whose translation MAMQRLQVYVLLILSLALTCAATTYVVGGNSGWDISTDLDTWATGKTFFVGDVLVFQFSSSEALDEVTKENYDKCNTTNVLRSYTNGNTTITLSKPGTMYFISGNKLYCLGGMKLQVDVENNQAYSPANPPQPASGATLPVQPSTKTNVPTSSGVVHGGWHSTLMSVSIGFLATVLWVHGADMNIYLR comes from the exons atggCGATGCAGAGGCTTCAGGTTTATGTTCTTCTCATCCTTAGCTTGGCACTAACGTGCGCCGCTACCACTTACGTCGTGGGGGGAAATTCTGGCTGGGACATAAGCACTGATCTTGACACGTGGGCAACCGGAAAGACATTTTTCGTCGGCGATGTTCTAG TGTTCCAATTTTCTTCTTCCGAAGCTCTAGACGAAGTGACGAAAGAAAATTACGACAAATGCAACACGACCAACGTATTGAGATCCTATACAAACGGGAACACAACAATCACGTTGTCGAAACCTGGAACGATGTATTTTATATCTGGTAACAAGTTATATTGCCTTGGGGGGATGAAGTTGCAAGTAGATGTAGAAAACAATCAAGCATATTCTCCAGCCAATCCACCTCAGCCAGCATCTGGGGCTACTCTTCCAGTACAGCCTTCTACAAAGACCAACGTTCCTACTTCGAGCGGGGTTGTGCATGGGGGATGGCATAGTACTCTTATGTCAGTTTCTATAGGTTTTCTGGCTACCGTCTTATGGGTGCATGGTGCagatatgaatatatatttacgttaa